Proteins encoded in a region of the Oncorhynchus gorbuscha isolate QuinsamMale2020 ecotype Even-year linkage group LG16, OgorEven_v1.0, whole genome shotgun sequence genome:
- the LOC124000131 gene encoding frizzled-2-like yields the protein MRFFIDQLTMKMYFQTSYVTFFALIMSSLMVSAQGDNGIAFPDHGFCQPISIPLCTDIAYNQTIMPNLVGHYNQEDAGLEVHQFYPLVKVQCSPELKFFLCSMYAPVCTVLEKAIPPCRSICERAKHGCEALMNKFGFQWPERLRCENFPVLGDGHICVGQNESTATAPPVHMPVPGTPGVHVYSTSDRPFRCPSVLKVPTYLNYSFLGELDCGAPCEHSRSSGGYMFFNDKEIYFARIWILIWSSLCCASTLFTVTTYLVDMQRFKYPERPIIFLSGCYTMVSIAYIAGYFLGDKVVCNDSFTPDGYKTIVQGTKKEGCTILFMMLYFFSMASSIWWVILSLTWFLAAGMKWGHEAIEANSQYFHLAAWAVPAVKTISILAMGQIEGDVLSGVCFVGLNSLNPIRGFVLAPLFIYLFIGTSFLLAGFVSLFRIRTIMKHDGTKTEKLERLMVRIGVFSVLYTVPATIVIACFFYEQAFRHHWERSWVSRNCKGLAIPCPMQYTPRMTPDFTVYMIKYLMTLIVGITSGFWIWSGKTLHSWRKFYTRLSNRRHGETTV from the coding sequence ATGAGATTTTTTATTGATCAGCTCACAATGAAAATGTATTTTCAAACGAGTTATGTGACTTTTTTCGCACTGATCATGTCGTCATTGATGGTATCAGCGCAAGGGGATAATGGCATTGCTTTCCCGGACCACGGATTTTGCCAGCCTATTTCAATCCCACTATGCACGGACATCGCCTACAATCAAACTATCATGCCTAATCTGGTGGGGCATTACAATCAAGAGGACGCAGGACTGGAAGTGCACCAGTTTTACCCCTTGGTGAAGGTACAGTGCTCGCCGGAACTTAAATTCTTCCTATGTTCAATGTATGCGCCTGTTTGTACAGTTTTGGAAAAGGCCATTCCACCCTGTCGCTCAATTTGCGAGAGGGCAAAGCACGGCTGCGAGGCGCTCATGAATAAATTTGGGTTCCAGTGGCCAGAACGCCTCCGTTGCGAGAATTTCCCCGTGCTTGGAGACGGGCACATTTGTGTTGGTCAGAATGAATCTACTGCCACTGCCCCGCCCGTACACATGCCAGTCCCTGGAACCCCTGGCGTCCATGTCTACTCCACATCAGACAGGCCTTTCCGCTGTCCATCTGTGCTCAAAGTCCCCACTTACCTGAATTATTCGTTTCTGGGGGAGCTGGATTGTGGAGCACCATGTGAACACTCCAGGAGCAGTGGAGGCTACATGTTCTTCAATGACAAAGAGATTTATTTTGCACGCATATGGATCCTCATCTGGTCGTCTCTGTGCTGTGCCTCCACCCTATTCACCGTCACCACCTACCTAGTGGACATGCAGCGCTTCAAGTACCCGGAGAGGCCCATCATCTTCCTCTCTGGGTGCTACACCATGGTCTCCATAGCCTATATCGCTGGCTACTTCCTGGGGGACAAGGTGGTGTGCAATGACAGCTTCACCCCAGACGGATATAAGACCATAGTCCAGGGGACCAAGAAGGAGGGCTGCACCATCCTCTTCATGATGCTGTATTTCTTCAGCATGGCCAGCTCCATCTGGTGGGTCATCCTCTCCCTCACCTGGTTCCTGGCAGCTGGGATGAAGTGGGGGCATGAGGCTATTGAGGCCAACTCCCAGTACTTCCACCTGGCAGCCTGGGCTGTGCCCGCCGTGAAGACCATCAGCATCCTGGCCATGGGGCAGATTGAGGGGGACGTGCTCAGTGGGGTGTGCTTTGTGGGCCTCAACAGCCTGAACCCCATACGGGGCTTTGTCCTGGCCCCCCTCTTCATCTACCTCTTCATCGGTACCTCCTTCCTCCTGGCCGGCTTCGTGTCCCTGTTCCGCATCCGCACCATCATGAAGCACGACGGCACCAAGACGGAGAAGCTGGAGCGCCTGATGGTGCGCATCGGTGTGTTCAGCGTGCTCTACACCGTCCCCGCCACCATCGTCATCGCCTGCTTCTTCTACGAGCAGGCCTTCCGCCACCACTGGGAGAGAAGCTGGGTCAGCCGTAACTGTAAAGGCTTAGCCATCCCCTGCCCCATGCAGTACACCCCCCGCATGACCCCAGACTTCACCGTCTACATGATCAAGTACCTGATGACCCTCATAGTGGGCATCACCTCCGGGTTCTGGATCTGGTCTGGCAAGACACTCCACTCCTGGCGCAAGTTCTATACCAGACTCTCAAATCGTAGGCATGGAGAGACCACTGTCTAG